A stretch of Myxococcus hansupus DNA encodes these proteins:
- the epsX gene encoding exopolysaccharide export protein EpsX — protein sequence MLGTVLTVAWMEVSSASVTYSTAARVDSRVRSNEDPTPDAPSVAGDTDVTPLLGLEIRDGNAALQVEYGPRISLREVTFRPRTEVQHMGRLIGLWRPERGLSLRLSEELVLGSVNLLTADLGSLPGGTPGTDPDGPLRPPGNGGPLQPLPQADTVYFLSSATTLTADTGWLGRRWNLTGSAGFSISGGMDGPAREAVPLQYGPRADASLSHALSSRTAITSSLAVNYAHFSTGANNTIVTLREAWGHRLDRRTSLEAGAGVSVVNSIPVPPAEGEPEPGPLDGPRTELLPNLNLGVSHRIPSRTADFNGRADLRVVPFTDRLTARVYPRADLTLTGTWALGPRVRVSAIGGGATAVGGSSGDSILSGGFTGSWILTRWVSVDTDVRGTWSRSPELPAARLTWAATLGLSVRQTGIL from the coding sequence GTGCTGGGGACGGTCCTCACCGTGGCGTGGATGGAGGTGTCCTCCGCCTCCGTCACCTACTCCACGGCCGCGCGTGTCGACTCGCGCGTGCGCTCGAACGAGGACCCCACGCCGGACGCGCCCAGCGTCGCGGGCGACACCGACGTCACGCCCCTGCTGGGCCTGGAGATTCGCGACGGCAACGCCGCGCTCCAGGTGGAGTACGGCCCGCGCATCAGCCTGCGCGAAGTCACCTTCCGCCCGCGCACCGAAGTGCAGCACATGGGCCGCCTCATTGGCCTCTGGCGCCCCGAGCGCGGCCTGTCCCTGCGCCTGTCGGAGGAGCTGGTGCTGGGCAGCGTCAACCTGCTCACCGCGGACCTGGGCTCGCTGCCCGGGGGCACGCCCGGCACCGACCCGGACGGACCGCTGCGGCCTCCGGGCAACGGCGGTCCGCTGCAACCCCTGCCCCAGGCGGACACCGTCTACTTCCTCTCGTCGGCCACCACGCTGACGGCGGACACCGGCTGGCTGGGGCGGCGGTGGAACCTCACGGGCTCAGCCGGCTTCTCCATCAGCGGCGGCATGGACGGCCCCGCCCGCGAAGCCGTGCCCCTGCAGTACGGCCCCCGCGCGGACGCGTCCCTCAGCCACGCGCTGTCGTCGCGGACCGCCATCACCAGCTCCCTCGCCGTCAACTACGCGCACTTCTCCACCGGGGCGAACAACACCATCGTCACGCTGCGCGAGGCCTGGGGTCACCGGCTGGACAGGCGCACCTCCCTGGAGGCCGGGGCGGGCGTGAGCGTGGTGAACTCCATCCCGGTGCCCCCCGCCGAAGGCGAGCCCGAGCCCGGTCCGCTGGACGGGCCCCGGACAGAGCTGCTCCCCAACCTGAATCTGGGCGTGAGCCACCGGATTCCCTCGCGCACGGCGGACTTCAATGGCCGGGCGGACCTGCGCGTCGTCCCCTTCACGGACCGGCTCACCGCGCGCGTCTATCCCCGAGCGGACCTCACGCTGACGGGGACGTGGGCCCTGGGACCCCGGGTGCGGGTCTCCGCGATTGGCGGCGGCGCGACGGCCGTGGGCGGAAGCAGCGGAGACAGCATCCTCTCCGGGGGCTTCACGGGTTCCTGGATTCTCACACGGTGGGTGTCCGTGGATACCGACGTCCGAGGAACCTGGAGCCGCTCGCCCGAACTCCCGGCCGCTCGGCTGACATGGGCGGCAACGCTGGGCCTGTCCGTGCGACAAACTGGTATTCTCTGA
- the epsZ gene encoding exopolysaccharide biosynthesis polyisoprenyl-phosphate hexose-1-phosphate transferase EpsZ, producing the protein MDTMSGATASAAVVGAPGSANAQGQVTEEVQGPPKLAPGFAAKLNLSVDLVLLSSVLAGSAWLSGLLSAESGWKVSGLVLAAWMVWIVTGTALCLYDSRFAERSKLDHVALVSVTTLAVVTVLALGSVALPTVVTTPVVAPLLFIFWPVTLLLRLFVFRPVASQERPMDAVLIVGTGAMGRYTGEDLANRGRRQILGYVRFHDDAGSSGELPGPVMGSVEDLERILRNTAVDEVYIAGNTLKQGESMQAAIKLAERFGVPFALPAHSFRLDRARPVERRAVADGFLHFAAVSPKPHQMAMKRLFDICVSAAALWALLPLLAMVALVVKFTSKGPIFFKQLRVGQNGKPFYMLKFRSMVVNAEELKEKLAALNEQTGPVFKMKHDPRITGIGRFIRKFSIDELPQFINVLRGEMSIVGPRPPVPTEVAKYETWQRRRLSVRPGLTCIWQVSGRNQISFEDWMYLDMQYIDHWSLTSDLRLLLQTVPVVLTGRGAS; encoded by the coding sequence GTGGACACGATGAGCGGCGCAACGGCAAGTGCGGCGGTGGTCGGTGCTCCTGGGTCGGCCAACGCTCAGGGACAAGTCACAGAAGAAGTGCAGGGACCGCCGAAGCTGGCGCCGGGGTTCGCGGCGAAGCTGAACCTGTCGGTCGACCTGGTCCTGCTGTCATCGGTGCTCGCGGGCTCGGCGTGGCTGAGCGGCCTGCTGTCCGCGGAGTCGGGTTGGAAGGTGTCGGGGCTGGTGCTGGCGGCGTGGATGGTGTGGATTGTCACGGGCACCGCGCTGTGTCTGTACGACTCGCGCTTTGCCGAGCGCAGCAAGCTGGACCACGTGGCGCTCGTGTCGGTGACGACGCTGGCGGTGGTGACGGTGCTGGCGCTGGGCAGCGTGGCGCTTCCCACGGTGGTGACGACGCCCGTCGTGGCCCCGCTGCTCTTCATCTTCTGGCCGGTGACGCTGCTGTTGCGGCTGTTCGTGTTCCGTCCGGTGGCCTCGCAGGAGCGCCCCATGGACGCGGTGCTCATCGTGGGCACGGGCGCCATGGGCCGCTACACGGGTGAGGACCTGGCCAACCGCGGCCGCCGCCAGATTCTGGGCTACGTGCGCTTCCACGACGACGCGGGCTCCTCGGGAGAGCTGCCCGGCCCCGTCATGGGCTCGGTGGAGGACCTGGAGCGCATCCTCCGCAACACCGCGGTGGACGAGGTCTACATCGCTGGCAACACGCTGAAGCAGGGCGAGTCCATGCAGGCGGCCATCAAGCTGGCCGAGCGCTTCGGCGTTCCCTTCGCGCTGCCCGCGCACAGCTTCCGCCTGGACCGCGCCCGCCCGGTGGAGCGCCGCGCGGTGGCGGACGGCTTCCTGCACTTCGCGGCGGTGAGCCCCAAGCCGCACCAAATGGCGATGAAGCGCCTGTTCGACATCTGCGTGTCCGCGGCCGCGCTGTGGGCGCTGCTGCCGCTCTTGGCCATGGTGGCGTTGGTGGTGAAGTTCACCTCCAAGGGCCCCATCTTCTTCAAGCAGCTCCGCGTGGGGCAGAACGGCAAGCCGTTCTACATGCTGAAGTTCCGCTCCATGGTGGTGAACGCCGAGGAGCTGAAGGAGAAGCTGGCGGCGCTCAACGAGCAGACGGGCCCCGTCTTCAAGATGAAGCACGACCCGCGCATCACCGGCATCGGCCGCTTCATCCGCAAGTTCTCCATCGACGAGCTGCCCCAGTTCATCAACGTGCTGCGCGGGGAGATGAGCATCGTCGGGCCGCGCCCGCCGGTGCCCACCGAGGTCGCCAAGTACGAGACCTGGCAGCGCCGCCGCCTGTCGGTGCGTCCTGGACTCACCTGCATCTGGCAGGTGTCAGGACGGAACCAGATCTCCTTCGAGGACTGGATGTACCTGGATATGCAGTACATCGACCACTGGAGCCTGACGAGCGACCTGCGCCTGCTGCTCCAGACGGTGCCGGTGGTGCTCACGGGCCGCGGCGCCAGCTAG
- a CDS encoding DUF3817 domain-containing protein, translated as MLKTSLGRFRAVALAEGLSVIALFFIAMPLKYAAGIPEAVKFTGWVHGLLFVLYLFALMEAAITYRWSIVRVLGGLAASLLPFGTFVFEARLRREAQQPDVEPAR; from the coding sequence ATGCTGAAGACCTCACTGGGACGTTTCCGCGCCGTGGCCCTCGCCGAGGGCCTGTCCGTCATCGCGCTCTTCTTCATCGCGATGCCCCTGAAGTACGCAGCGGGCATCCCAGAGGCCGTGAAGTTCACCGGCTGGGTCCACGGCCTGCTCTTCGTGCTCTACCTCTTCGCGCTCATGGAGGCGGCCATCACCTACCGCTGGTCCATCGTGCGTGTGCTGGGCGGTCTCGCCGCGTCGCTGCTCCCCTTCGGCACCTTCGTCTTCGAGGCGCGCCTGCGCCGCGAAGCGCAGCAGCCGGACGTCGAGCCCGCGCGCTGA
- a CDS encoding double-CXXCG motif protein, translated as MSRFFWMQEDRAATEKLGGQLNAWHQLSLPGASCDTCGETWASTGHEYPCIDVSRLPERKAFEKPRPEPFAEFARLRERVRPLAPPHAELPPGTGFGPLVGRASGAFGPIAWVWSQKLLVRHDALERLRESGVRGLQACDTQLRFRQADPPRLLELQIEPWGALHPDCIPVETPPPCQTCGRFGLSRPDAPILAAASLPRDVDLFRVGNFATMIIGTERLQDAVSRLSLDGITFAELPTR; from the coding sequence ATGAGCCGTTTCTTCTGGATGCAAGAGGACCGTGCGGCGACAGAGAAGCTCGGCGGGCAGCTCAACGCATGGCATCAGCTATCGCTGCCGGGCGCGAGTTGCGACACCTGTGGCGAGACCTGGGCCAGCACGGGCCACGAGTATCCGTGCATCGACGTATCGCGACTTCCGGAGCGGAAGGCGTTCGAGAAGCCTCGGCCCGAGCCATTCGCAGAGTTCGCACGCCTCAGGGAACGGGTGCGTCCTCTGGCGCCTCCGCACGCGGAGCTGCCACCGGGGACGGGCTTCGGCCCACTGGTAGGGCGCGCCTCCGGAGCGTTTGGTCCCATCGCCTGGGTCTGGAGCCAGAAACTGCTCGTGCGCCACGACGCCCTGGAGCGTCTCCGGGAATCAGGGGTGCGAGGACTTCAGGCTTGCGACACCCAGTTGCGCTTCCGTCAGGCGGATCCGCCGCGACTGTTGGAGCTTCAAATCGAGCCCTGGGGTGCGCTCCATCCGGACTGCATCCCCGTGGAGACGCCGCCGCCCTGCCAGACATGTGGGCGGTTCGGCCTGTCGCGCCCGGATGCTCCCATCCTCGCCGCCGCATCGTTGCCGCGGGACGTGGACCTGTTCCGAGTAGGGAACTTCGCCACGATGATCATCGGGACCGAGCGGCTCCAGGATGCCGTCAGTCGGCTGTCGCTGGATGGCATCACCTTCGCCGAACTGCCCACACGGTGA
- the epsY gene encoding exopolysaccharide export protein EpsY, which produces MPSTHRPPASPPRRPWRTLACAALLLLAPACRGLGKYTWVDEYQEKPPPVDAAYRIAAGDLLNIRVWNQESLTTQARVREDGRISLLFLDDVEAAGHTPALLSQQIQTRLKDYINHPVVTVALEMARPIRVTMVGEVNRIGPLEIEPGASLLQALAGAGGFTEYAHKDRIFVMRQEEGDAAPERIRFRYDDLIHAEGRAPAFRLRPGDVVVVE; this is translated from the coding sequence ATGCCGTCCACGCACCGTCCCCCCGCCTCCCCCCCGCGCCGCCCCTGGCGCACGCTCGCCTGCGCCGCGCTGCTGCTGCTGGCGCCCGCCTGCCGGGGACTGGGCAAGTACACCTGGGTGGACGAATACCAGGAGAAGCCGCCCCCGGTGGACGCGGCGTACCGCATCGCCGCCGGCGACTTGCTCAACATCCGCGTGTGGAACCAGGAGTCGCTCACCACGCAGGCCCGCGTGCGCGAGGACGGCCGCATCAGCCTGCTCTTCCTGGACGACGTGGAGGCCGCGGGCCACACGCCGGCCCTGCTGTCGCAGCAAATCCAGACGCGGCTGAAGGACTACATCAACCACCCCGTCGTCACCGTGGCGCTGGAGATGGCGCGCCCCATCCGCGTGACGATGGTGGGCGAGGTGAACCGCATTGGCCCGCTGGAAATCGAGCCGGGCGCCAGCCTGCTCCAGGCCCTGGCCGGCGCGGGCGGCTTCACCGAGTACGCCCACAAGGACCGCATCTTCGTGATGCGGCAGGAAGAAGGCGACGCCGCTCCCGAGCGCATCCGCTTCCGCTACGACGACCTCATCCACGCCGAGGGACGCGCGCCGGCCTTCCGGCTGCGCCCCGGTGACGTGGTGGTGGTGGAGTAA
- the wzx gene encoding exopolysaccharide biosynthesis flippase → MGAVRNGLQLGGSLLATYAIAMGVRFLLPAHLGPESFGRFNYADSFSAVFFIATHLGLEMYIRKEVSRRPEHASDFFGSTLLLRLGLTAVLMGLMALVMAHFDEPQEVRQLVYVFALAQSLIIINASVAALLHAKGKVAGLSVSNIVTKVVWGGGLLAVAMAGLPLPWLAIPLVASEAVKLAVGWYLARQHMGLTFKVDLPATLRVLKASLPFFITGAALAANGRLDVMLLGMVSSHEEVGWYGAAWNIAGLTFFLNPVFGWVLMPLASRAAERSEAELTQLTRRAMEGTLAVTVPMMMLIVLGAPLWVGLMGGAFSESAMPLRLMSPLFVLAFVTMNAGLWLTMTNREWWVTITSVVGSMVLIPLLNLLLIPLMYEALGNGGGAAATALSMLLMEVCVTISLLGRMGKAAFDARLLSMMAKTAAICVVIAVLDQTLLAFLNAWVRLALEAVLYIVAVLATGAVRPGEVLAVARIARRRGNPAPEAAPTP, encoded by the coding sequence ATGGGCGCTGTGCGCAACGGGCTCCAGCTCGGCGGCTCCCTGCTGGCGACGTATGCCATCGCCATGGGCGTGCGCTTCCTGCTGCCCGCCCACCTGGGGCCAGAGAGCTTCGGGCGCTTCAACTACGCGGACAGCTTCTCCGCCGTCTTCTTCATCGCCACCCACCTGGGCCTGGAGATGTACATCCGCAAGGAGGTGTCGCGCCGGCCCGAGCACGCCAGCGACTTCTTCGGCAGCACCTTGCTGCTGCGGCTGGGCCTCACCGCGGTGCTGATGGGCCTCATGGCCCTGGTCATGGCCCACTTCGACGAGCCCCAGGAAGTCCGGCAGCTCGTCTACGTCTTCGCCCTGGCCCAATCCCTCATCATCATCAACGCCTCCGTGGCCGCGCTGCTGCACGCCAAGGGCAAGGTGGCGGGGCTGAGCGTCTCCAACATCGTCACCAAGGTGGTGTGGGGCGGCGGTCTGCTCGCGGTGGCCATGGCCGGCCTGCCCCTGCCGTGGCTGGCGATACCGCTGGTGGCGTCGGAGGCGGTGAAGCTCGCGGTGGGCTGGTACCTGGCGCGCCAGCACATGGGCCTCACCTTCAAGGTGGACCTCCCGGCGACGCTGCGGGTGCTCAAGGCCAGCCTGCCCTTCTTCATCACCGGCGCGGCGCTGGCGGCCAACGGGCGCCTGGATGTGATGCTGCTGGGCATGGTCTCCAGCCACGAAGAGGTGGGCTGGTACGGCGCGGCGTGGAACATCGCGGGCCTGACGTTCTTCCTCAACCCGGTGTTCGGCTGGGTGTTGATGCCGCTGGCGTCCCGCGCGGCGGAGCGCTCGGAGGCGGAGCTGACGCAGCTCACCCGCCGCGCCATGGAGGGCACGCTGGCCGTCACCGTGCCCATGATGATGCTCATCGTCCTGGGCGCGCCGCTGTGGGTGGGGCTGATGGGCGGCGCGTTCTCCGAGTCCGCCATGCCGCTGCGGCTGATGTCGCCGCTGTTCGTGCTGGCCTTCGTGACGATGAACGCCGGCCTGTGGTTGACCATGACGAACCGCGAGTGGTGGGTGACCATCACCAGCGTCGTGGGCAGCATGGTGCTGATTCCCCTGCTCAACCTGCTGCTGATTCCGCTGATGTACGAAGCGTTGGGCAACGGCGGCGGCGCGGCGGCCACGGCGCTGTCCATGCTGCTCATGGAGGTCTGCGTCACCATCAGCCTGCTGGGCCGCATGGGCAAGGCGGCCTTCGACGCGCGCCTGTTGTCCATGATGGCCAAGACGGCCGCCATCTGCGTGGTCATCGCGGTGCTGGACCAGACGCTGCTCGCCTTCCTGAACGCCTGGGTGCGCCTGGCGCTGGAGGCGGTGCTCTACATCGTCGCGGTGCTCGCCACCGGAGCGGTGCGCCCGGGTGAAGTGCTCGCGGTGGCGCGCATCGCCCGCCGCCGTGGCAACCCCGCGCCCGAGGCCGCGCCCACCCCTTGA
- the glp gene encoding gephyrin-like molybdotransferase Glp, with protein MPLTSLSAARQAALDAIAPAAPERVRLLDAQGRFLATRVAASRSLPGCDNSAMDGWAVRAEETQGAHRDTPTRLRIIDTVFAGKLPATRLHPGEAARIFTGAPLPPGADAVVRQEAARASEDGTCVDIFISVPPGNDIRRTGEEVLTGAPLFDAGQRVSAAVLGVLASLGATEVPVRPAPRVAVLATGDELVPPGTPALPHQVYESNLVLVAALAREAGADVRELTRAPDDEHALREALTRLAPRVDVLITTGGASVGDKDFVKRVLTTLGARFFVDGVALKPGKPVAVARLGDTTVVVLPGNPGAATVAFDQLARPLLLKHQGVHETRRRVRAHLSEPRHKQAGLTYLITTTLESREGHAPRALLRPQGAGQILQNVHGEGWAILPPGRADFAAEDAVDVELFDRPVYSPVEPLA; from the coding sequence ATGCCCCTCACGTCCCTCAGCGCCGCCCGGCAGGCCGCACTCGATGCCATCGCCCCGGCGGCGCCCGAGCGCGTGCGCTTACTCGACGCCCAGGGCCGGTTCCTCGCCACGCGCGTCGCCGCGTCGCGCTCACTGCCCGGCTGCGACAACTCCGCCATGGACGGCTGGGCCGTGCGCGCCGAGGAGACCCAGGGCGCCCACCGCGACACCCCCACGCGCCTGCGCATCATCGACACCGTTTTCGCCGGAAAGCTCCCCGCCACCCGACTCCACCCCGGCGAGGCCGCGCGCATCTTCACCGGCGCCCCCCTGCCCCCCGGCGCCGACGCCGTCGTCCGACAGGAGGCCGCGCGCGCCAGCGAGGACGGCACCTGCGTGGACATCTTCATCTCCGTCCCCCCCGGCAACGACATCCGCCGCACCGGGGAGGAAGTCCTCACCGGCGCGCCCCTCTTCGATGCGGGCCAGCGCGTGAGCGCCGCCGTGCTCGGTGTGCTCGCGTCCCTGGGTGCCACCGAAGTCCCCGTGCGCCCCGCCCCCCGCGTCGCCGTGCTCGCCACGGGCGATGAACTCGTGCCCCCTGGCACCCCCGCCCTGCCCCACCAGGTCTACGAGAGCAACCTCGTCCTCGTGGCCGCGCTCGCCCGCGAGGCCGGCGCGGACGTCCGCGAACTCACCCGCGCCCCCGATGACGAGCACGCACTCCGTGAAGCCCTCACCCGGCTCGCGCCTCGAGTGGACGTGCTCATCACCACCGGCGGCGCCTCCGTGGGCGACAAGGACTTCGTGAAGCGGGTCCTCACCACGCTCGGCGCGCGCTTCTTCGTGGACGGCGTCGCGCTCAAGCCCGGCAAGCCCGTGGCCGTGGCCCGCCTGGGTGACACCACCGTCGTCGTGCTGCCCGGCAATCCCGGCGCCGCCACCGTGGCGTTTGATCAGCTCGCCCGCCCGCTCCTCCTCAAGCACCAGGGCGTCCACGAAACACGCCGCCGCGTCCGCGCCCACCTCTCCGAGCCGCGCCACAAGCAAGCGGGCCTCACCTACCTCATCACCACCACGCTGGAATCCCGCGAGGGACACGCCCCCCGCGCCCTGCTGCGCCCCCAGGGCGCCGGACAGATTCTCCAGAACGTCCACGGCGAAGGCTGGGCCATCCTCCCCCCGGGCCGCGCGGACTTCGCGGCGGAGGACGCCGTCGACGTGGAGCTCTTCGACCGGCCCGTCTACTCGCCGGTGGAGCCGCTCGCGTGA
- the mobA gene encoding molybdenum cofactor guanylyltransferase has protein sequence MVRSGTEFPDVTLAIIAGGQGRRLSGVPKGLLSVDGRTVLERLLLLAPRFEDVLLVANTPEPYVHFGLRTVADVVPGKGAPGGVHAALMAARTPWVVAVACDMPFIAPEVICVLLASRGEDVDAVCFEAGGRLEPLLATYRSSLAPAWGEALANDPSMRDLLSRARTRLLPEATLRTVDPTLRSLANVNTPEDLERYGVTLPPR, from the coding sequence ATGGTGAGAAGCGGCACGGAGTTTCCGGACGTGACCCTGGCCATCATCGCGGGAGGCCAAGGCCGGCGTTTGTCCGGAGTGCCCAAGGGACTGCTGTCGGTGGACGGTCGCACCGTGCTGGAGCGACTTCTGCTGTTGGCGCCGCGCTTCGAGGACGTGTTGCTGGTGGCAAACACACCCGAGCCCTATGTCCACTTCGGACTGCGCACGGTGGCGGACGTGGTGCCGGGCAAGGGTGCGCCGGGCGGCGTTCACGCGGCGCTGATGGCAGCGCGAACGCCGTGGGTGGTCGCGGTGGCGTGCGACATGCCGTTCATCGCGCCAGAGGTCATCTGTGTCCTGCTGGCCTCAAGGGGCGAAGATGTGGACGCGGTGTGCTTCGAAGCGGGTGGGCGACTGGAGCCACTGCTCGCCACCTATCGGTCATCGCTCGCTCCCGCGTGGGGAGAAGCGCTGGCGAATGACCCTTCGATGCGTGACCTACTGTCCCGAGCGCGCACGCGGCTGCTGCCAGAGGCGACGTTGCGCACTGTGGACCCCACTCTGCGCTCCCTGGCGAACGTGAACACACCCGAGGACCTGGAGCGCTACGGCGTCACGCTGCCACCCAGGTGA
- a CDS encoding TIGR02269 family lipoprotein: MYGCLLAFVLCWTGCSTVAHAPVPQPWDGTASECQSPGDDACVSLLCLGDACGFYACEDLPGVVEVARFPPARPPAAAASPGRGPRRRWGGGQNLPRGAVMVFPNWSGAPERVIPPSHRLTPGRWEKHHIFPQAEDLSMWFGSRGVKIHDFTMPIPRDVHRRIHGSDGRGGAWNQAWRDFKSEKPGATSTEIFKHAGELIHRFQLIGGPIQPYYSRPGA, encoded by the coding sequence ATGTACGGATGTCTGCTGGCGTTCGTCCTGTGTTGGACCGGGTGTTCCACGGTTGCGCATGCTCCCGTGCCGCAGCCCTGGGATGGCACTGCGTCGGAGTGCCAATCACCCGGTGATGACGCGTGTGTCTCCCTGTTGTGTCTGGGGGACGCTTGCGGCTTCTACGCTTGCGAGGACCTGCCCGGTGTCGTGGAAGTGGCACGCTTTCCACCTGCGCGCCCTCCCGCCGCCGCGGCATCTCCCGGGCGAGGGCCTCGGAGGCGCTGGGGTGGCGGCCAGAACCTGCCGCGGGGCGCTGTCATGGTGTTCCCCAACTGGAGCGGGGCGCCCGAGCGAGTCATCCCGCCGTCCCACCGGTTGACCCCTGGCCGCTGGGAGAAACACCACATCTTCCCGCAGGCGGAAGACCTGTCGATGTGGTTCGGGTCTCGCGGCGTCAAAATCCATGACTTCACGATGCCGATACCTCGAGATGTTCATCGCCGCATCCACGGATCGGACGGACGCGGCGGGGCGTGGAATCAAGCCTGGCGTGACTTCAAATCCGAGAAGCCCGGCGCGACCTCTACGGAGATCTTCAAACACGCGGGCGAGCTCATCCACCGCTTCCAGCTCATCGGTGGTCCCATTCAGCCCTACTATTCGCGCCCAGGAGCGTGA
- a CDS encoding DUF2378 family protein yields MERGKWETPEDVERELTARLALVEESEGIRGMHFAAVLDTVRFLGGEQAVTHIQQEGDYPADLDPTEFYPVPPFMRFFFSASRRLAPQLGGIEEAMRQLGVQGTLAFINSMFGAEVRQQVGGEPKRLMEMLPEAYRMAINFGELQVSWTGPRSGRIHMRRIFTPVAYNEGMLEGALQAVGAQDIQVRGAQTSLLDSEYTLSWDN; encoded by the coding sequence ATGGAGCGCGGCAAGTGGGAGACGCCCGAGGACGTGGAGCGCGAGCTGACCGCGCGCCTCGCGCTCGTGGAGGAATCCGAGGGGATTCGCGGCATGCACTTCGCCGCCGTCCTCGACACCGTGCGCTTCCTCGGCGGTGAGCAGGCGGTGACGCACATCCAGCAAGAGGGGGACTACCCCGCGGACCTGGACCCCACCGAGTTCTACCCCGTCCCGCCGTTCATGCGCTTCTTCTTCTCCGCGTCCCGGCGGCTCGCGCCGCAGTTGGGCGGCATCGAGGAGGCCATGCGGCAGCTCGGCGTCCAGGGCACGCTGGCCTTCATCAACTCCATGTTCGGCGCCGAGGTCCGGCAGCAGGTGGGCGGCGAGCCCAAGCGCCTGATGGAGATGCTCCCCGAGGCCTACCGCATGGCCATCAACTTCGGAGAGCTCCAGGTGTCGTGGACGGGCCCGCGCTCGGGCCGCATCCACATGCGCCGCATCTTCACCCCCGTGGCCTACAACGAGGGCATGCTCGAAGGCGCCCTGCAGGCCGTGGGCGCGCAGGACATCCAGGTGCGCGGCGCGCAGACCTCGCTGCTCGACAGCGAGTACACGCTGTCGTGGGACAACTGA
- the fdhD gene encoding formate dehydrogenase accessory sulfurtransferase FdhD codes for MSRVPALSVVGWSGAGKTTLITRLVPELAARGLRVAVVKHSSDAHPLHRPGSDTARYEQAGALLTGFASPAGVQLTTPIAPADALPRLLERHTGEVDLFLVEGWKDGPLPKLEVWRSGLGPPLAPSRPEVLAVLTTEPKLPSDFPQGLRTLSLGDVPAVADLILARLRPERRAPLPPADARGVTRRPVQRWNGAALSPAQDDDLAVEEPLEIRVSGDPVATTMRTPGHDRELATGFLFAEGILPSVDDLGGLAHCGRPGEEGWGNVIEVTPAPGVILDVERVRAARRGTLTTSACGVCGRRNVEDLLALCPPLPPGPVLAPDAVARATEHLRGVQRNFARTGGVHAAAALDAQGQVLAAYEDVGRHNAVDKVVGSLVLAGSVRGGRRPHPPLTRQPAMLAVSGRVSFEIIQKAAMARIPIVAGVSAASSLAVDLALRAGMTLATFVRNGRFNVYTGQARLQPP; via the coding sequence GTGAGCCGCGTGCCCGCGCTCAGCGTGGTGGGCTGGTCCGGCGCCGGAAAGACGACGCTGATCACCCGGCTCGTCCCGGAACTCGCCGCGCGTGGCCTCCGCGTGGCCGTGGTGAAGCACTCCTCCGACGCCCACCCGCTGCACCGGCCCGGCAGCGACACCGCCCGCTACGAGCAGGCAGGCGCGCTCCTCACGGGCTTCGCCTCCCCCGCGGGCGTCCAGCTCACCACCCCCATCGCGCCCGCGGACGCGCTGCCGAGGCTGCTCGAGCGCCACACCGGAGAGGTGGACCTGTTCCTCGTCGAAGGCTGGAAGGACGGCCCCCTGCCGAAGCTCGAGGTCTGGCGCAGCGGCCTCGGCCCGCCCCTGGCCCCCTCCCGTCCCGAGGTCCTCGCGGTCCTCACCACCGAACCCAAGCTCCCCTCGGACTTCCCCCAGGGACTCCGGACGCTGAGCCTCGGCGACGTGCCCGCCGTGGCCGACCTCATCCTCGCCCGCCTGCGCCCGGAGCGCCGCGCCCCACTGCCTCCCGCGGACGCCCGGGGCGTCACGCGCCGCCCCGTGCAGCGGTGGAACGGCGCCGCGCTCTCCCCCGCCCAGGACGACGACCTCGCGGTGGAGGAGCCCCTGGAGATTCGCGTCAGCGGAGATCCAGTGGCCACCACCATGCGTACCCCGGGTCATGACCGAGAGCTGGCCACGGGCTTCCTCTTCGCCGAAGGCATCCTCCCCAGCGTGGACGACCTGGGCGGGCTCGCCCACTGCGGCCGGCCCGGCGAGGAAGGCTGGGGCAACGTCATCGAAGTCACGCCCGCCCCCGGCGTCATCCTGGACGTGGAGCGCGTGCGCGCCGCCCGCCGGGGCACGCTCACCACCTCCGCGTGCGGCGTGTGCGGCCGGCGAAACGTGGAGGACCTGCTCGCCCTCTGCCCGCCCCTGCCTCCCGGGCCCGTGCTCGCACCCGACGCCGTGGCCCGCGCCACCGAGCACCTGCGCGGCGTGCAGCGGAACTTCGCGCGCACCGGCGGAGTCCACGCCGCCGCCGCGCTCGACGCCCAAGGCCAGGTCCTCGCCGCGTATGAGGACGTGGGCCGCCACAACGCCGTGGACAAGGTGGTGGGCAGCCTCGTGCTCGCCGGTTCCGTGCGGGGCGGCCGGCGCCCGCACCCGCCGTTGACACGTCAGCCCGCAATGCTCGCCGTCAGTGGACGCGTCAGCTTTGAGATCATCCAAAAGGCCGCCATGGCGCGGATCCCCATCGTCGCCGGCGTATCGGCCGCCAGCTCGCTCGCAGTGGACCTGGCGCTGCGTGCTGGTATGACGCTGGCCACGTTCGTCCGGAACGGGCGCTTCAACGTCTACACCGGCCAAGCACGCCTGCAGCCTCCGTAA